GCCGAAGTCCTGACCGACCTCGGCACCGACGCCGAACTCGGTCTCGCTTCAGATGTCGTCGCGGCCTCGCGCCACCGCAATGGCGCCAATGAACTCCCGAAGGAAAAGAAAAAATCGTCGTTTCGTCTTTTCCTCGAACAGTTCAACAATCCGATCATCTACATCCTCATCGGCGCGGCCATTCTCACGGGCCTGCTGGCGGATCTGGCGGACTCCATCGTCATCTTTGTGGTCGTCTTCGTCAATACTCTCATCGGCTTCTATCAGGAGAAACGCGCCGAGGCGGCGCTCGATGCGCTGAAAAACCTCACGTCACCCAGCGCGCGCATCGCGCGCGACGGAAAACAGACCACGGTGCCCGCGACCGAGGTGGTTGTCGGCGACGTCGTTTTTGTGGAATCCGGCACAAAGGTGCCGGCCGATATCCGCCTGCTCGACACGCAGGAACTGGTGGTGGACGAATCGATGCTCACGGGCGAATCCCTGCCGGTGACAAAAAAGGCGCTTGCCGACGTTGAAACACAGGCCGCTCTGGGGGACCGCTTCACGATGATCTACTCCGGCACAGTGGTGCAGCGCGGACGCGGCAAGGGTGTCGTCACGTCGGTGGGAGTAAAAACGGAACTTGGCGCGATAACCAAAAACATTATCGAGGCGGGCGAAAGCATTTCGCCGCTGCAGCATCGCCTCGAGGCCTTCGGGAAAAAACTGAGTCTTGCGATCGGTGTAGCCATCCTTCTCATCTTCATCGCCGGCATGCTCGAGGGCAATTCCTTCGTGCAGATGTTTCTGACCGCCGTGGGCATGGCCGTGTCGGCCATACCGGAGGGACTGCCGGTATCGGTCACCGTCGCTCTCTCGATCGGCGTGTATGCGATGGCGAAACGCAACGCCATCATCCGCAAACTCGCCGCCGTCGAAACGCTCGGCAGCACCACCATCATCTGCACCGACAAGACGGGCACACTCACCGCAAACGCGATGACGGTGCGAAGCATCTATACGGGGAGCCGCTGGTACAGCGTCACCGGACTCGGCTACGATCCCGCGGGCGATATCCTCGACGAGGAGGGCGCCAAGGTGCAGATCGACGACAGGCAGTCGCCGCTCGCGTACACGCTGCGCATCGGACTCATCTGCACCGAATCCAAAATTGTGCGTGAAGACGGGGAATGGAAGCTGGTCGGCGATCCGACCGAGGGCGGACTGCTTGTATCCGCGCGCAAGGGTGGACTCGATGTCGAGGCCGAAGCGCGCGCGTTTCCCATCGTCGATCTGCGTCCCTTCGAATCCGAGAACCAGTACATGGCCGTCACCGTGCGCTCCGACGGACAAAAATATCTGCTCGTCAAGGGATCGGTGGAACGTGTTCTCGGAATGTCGACCTCGGCCTGGACCGCACAGGGCCAGGCGCCCATAGATCACGAATCGGTGCACCGCGCCGTCGAGAAGATGTCGGGCGAGACGCTGCGCGTGATCGCCTTCGCCTATCGCGAGATCGGCGACGGCGAGGAGGTGTTCGACGAGAACGTGTACCGCGACTGCGTGTTTGCCGGCCTGCAGGGCATGTACGATCCGCCGCGCGACGAGGCCCGGAAGGCCATTGCCGACTGCAAAACGGCGGGCATCAAAGTGATCATGATCACGGGCGACCACAAGGACACGGCCCGCGCCATCGCGCAGCAGCTCGCGCTCGACGACGAGGCCATCGACGTGGTGACCGGCGCCGAACTCGAGGACATGAGCGACCGCCGCCTGCTGGGCATCTGCGATGTGACCGAAGTGTACGCGCGCGTCTCACCGATGCACAAGCTGCGCATTGTGAAAGCCCTGCAGAAGCGCAATCACATCGTCGCAATGACGGGCGACGGCGTCAACGACGCTCCGGCTCTCAAAGCCGCCAACATCGGCGTGGCGATGGGCTCGGGCACCGACGTCGCGAAGGAGGCGTCAAGCATGGTGGTGACGGACGACAACTTCGCGTCCATCGCCTCGGCCGTACGCTACGGCCGCGTCATCTTCGACAATCTGCGCCACATCATTCTCTTTATTCTCAGCACTAGTTTCGGCGGTGTGCTGACGCTTGCCGCCTCCATCATCGCCGGCATGCCGCTGCCCCTGCTGCCCGCGCAGCTCCTGTGGATCAATCTTGTGACCGACGGCATCTCCACGTTCCCGCTCGCCTACGAGAAGGAACATGGGAATGTGATGAAACGTCCGCCGCGCGAGACCAACGCGGGGCTGGTGCCGAAGGAGATGCTTGTGTCCATCATCATCGCCGGTGTGGTGATGATGATCGGCACACTCGGGGTGTACCAGTGGGCGCTGCACAACTACTCGTATTTCCTGCTCACTCCCGAACTGCAGGAGTTTGCGCTGCGCAAGGCGCGGGCCATGGCTTTTGTCACGCTCGCCTTTTTCCAGATATGGAACGTGCACAACTCGCGCTCGGTCGGCTCGTCGCTGTTCCGCATCGGCCCCTTCTCGAACCGCCCCCTGCTGCTCGTGATGCTTGCGTCTGTTACACTGCAGGTGCTGGCGATTCACCTGCCGGGCCTCAACGATCTCATGCGTGTGAACGAACTCACACTCGACGAATGGGCCATCTGTCTCGGTGTCTCCTTCACAATCATTCTTGTGATGGAGATCAAGAAGCTGCTCCTCCGTGTCTGGGCGACAGCCCGGTAGGGTGTTCAAGAAGTGGGAAAGTAGCAAGGTGGGAAGGTAGCAAAGTAGAAAACAGCCAGTCTTTTACTTTGCTACTTTGTTACATGTCCACAGTAAAAAGTGGGAAAGTAGCAAAGTTGAAAACAATCCGTTTTTTACTTTGCTGCTTTGCTACATGTCCACGGTAAAAAGTGGGAAAGTAGCAAAGTTGAAAACAATCCGTTTTTTACTTTGCTGCTTTGCTACATGTCCACGGCAAAAGATGGGAAGGGAGCAAAGTATTCCCATTGCTACTGAACCGCACACCGCTACCTAATTTACTATCAGATGCTGAGGGCAGGATTTTCTCACAGTGCATTGGGTTTCTCCCAGCACAACATCACAGCCCTTCAAAGGTGGGTACACAATAACGCGGTTTCCATCTTTGTCTCGATATTCGCAGACATATTCCTTGCATGATACGACCGCAGCACGCCCAGTTGTCGACTGTGAGGACGACAATGATTGCGGGCAACCCGACCATTCCATGCGTGTAACACGCGGCGGTACACGGAATATCACACGGGGCCCCCTACCATTCATTGCTGCAACACTTTCCAACGATCCGCGGCCAGTAGGTGCCGCAGTTGCGCAAGGAACGAAACTTGTTATAACAATTACACTGAACCCCAGAGAGAAGATGAACGATGCATGCCTCATGGTTTCCTCCGTTCAATATCTATCGTAGTCACTGGAGTTGTGGGAATATTTCTACCGATGAATCACGAACCGCCGAACCTCCAAATCCGCTCCGTCCTCCCCTGTGATCTTTGCCAGGTAGGTGCCGGGTGCCAGATGTCGAAGTTGAACAGGAATAAGAGAAGCACCAGTGTTGAAGGGGCCGCTGAAGACTCGTCCGATGTGCTTACCATCGAGGGAATACACGGATAATATGCAACTGGCCTTCTGCTGCAAAACCACCTTAGCCCAAAAATCTCCCGAACTTGGATTGGGATACAATACCATATCCGAAACAGGATTCACAGTGGAAGGACCACTCGTGGCCTTGTAGATCGGCTGGAAGAAATCGGAAATCTTCGTCGGGATTCCGTGCGTGTCGTTGATATTGCAGAATTGTTCCTGCCCTGAGGAGCTGATTCTGACCTTCCATACAAGGTACACCGTGTCTGCCACATCCGCATAGGAGCCCAGTTCAATCAGGTGTTGATCGATGCATAATCCCGTTGTGCTCTGTATCCCAAACACTGGAGGTGACGAATACGTCGAGATGACCCCGGGAAGATAGCCAACGCTGTCGAGCGTCGCAATCCATGTGTCGGAACCGAATTCGCGAAGTTCGAGTGTAAAAGTGCACGTGTCGGCTATTGTATGTGCGTGCAATGTATCCATCTCTACCATTGTCAGCATTCGGAAGAATGACAACTGCGACTGCGCA
This is a stretch of genomic DNA from Ignavibacteriota bacterium. It encodes these proteins:
- a CDS encoding HAD-IC family P-type ATPase yields the protein MTKPYHALPIAEVLTDLGTDAELGLASDVVAASRHRNGANELPKEKKKSSFRLFLEQFNNPIIYILIGAAILTGLLADLADSIVIFVVVFVNTLIGFYQEKRAEAALDALKNLTSPSARIARDGKQTTVPATEVVVGDVVFVESGTKVPADIRLLDTQELVVDESMLTGESLPVTKKALADVETQAALGDRFTMIYSGTVVQRGRGKGVVTSVGVKTELGAITKNIIEAGESISPLQHRLEAFGKKLSLAIGVAILLIFIAGMLEGNSFVQMFLTAVGMAVSAIPEGLPVSVTVALSIGVYAMAKRNAIIRKLAAVETLGSTTIICTDKTGTLTANAMTVRSIYTGSRWYSVTGLGYDPAGDILDEEGAKVQIDDRQSPLAYTLRIGLICTESKIVREDGEWKLVGDPTEGGLLVSARKGGLDVEAEARAFPIVDLRPFESENQYMAVTVRSDGQKYLLVKGSVERVLGMSTSAWTAQGQAPIDHESVHRAVEKMSGETLRVIAFAYREIGDGEEVFDENVYRDCVFAGLQGMYDPPRDEARKAIADCKTAGIKVIMITGDHKDTARAIAQQLALDDEAIDVVTGAELEDMSDRRLLGICDVTEVYARVSPMHKLRIVKALQKRNHIVAMTGDGVNDAPALKAANIGVAMGSGTDVAKEASSMVVTDDNFASIASAVRYGRVIFDNLRHIILFILSTSFGGVLTLAASIIAGMPLPLLPAQLLWINLVTDGISTFPLAYEKEHGNVMKRPPRETNAGLVPKEMLVSIIIAGVVMMIGTLGVYQWALHNYSYFLLTPELQEFALRKARAMAFVTLAFFQIWNVHNSRSVGSSLFRIGPFSNRPLLLVMLASVTLQVLAIHLPGLNDLMRVNELTLDEWAICLGVSFTIILVMEIKKLLLRVWATAR
- a CDS encoding T9SS type A sorting domain-containing protein, which encodes MKTHRYALFAAVGVVLMTGFGLYSSLSAPLQHRHAMVVSQPTDTVLLRHWYHYRSISTMYDSIILGCKYGEICLPSDDSAWVIPNESFGGDSGSDTTATAIGELSRTSPFPIHAQSQLSFFRMLTMVEMDTLHAHTIADTCTFTLELREFGSDTWIATLDSVGYLPGVISTYSSPPVFGIQSTTGLCIDQHLIELGSYADVADTVYLVWKVRISSSGQEQFCNINDTHGIPTKISDFFQPIYKATSGPSTVNPVSDMVLYPNPSSGDFWAKVVLQQKASCILSVYSLDGKHIGRVFSGPFNTGASLIPVQLRHLAPGTYLAKITGEDGADLEVRRFVIHR